In Rissa tridactyla isolate bRisTri1 chromosome 2, bRisTri1.patW.cur.20221130, whole genome shotgun sequence, a single window of DNA contains:
- the ADCYAP1 gene encoding pituitary adenylate cyclase-activating polypeptide, producing the protein MCSKAILALLVYGIIMHCSVYCSPAAGLQYPALRLEDEVYDEDGNTLPDFAYDHEPLGIANPSSVIGEMYTLYYPPEKRHADGIFNKAYRKLLGQLSARKYLHSLMAKRVGGAGGGLGDEAEPLTKRHIDGIFTDSYSRYRKQMAVKKYLAAVLGKRYKQRVKNKGRRVAYL; encoded by the exons ATGTGTAGCAAAGCGATCCTAGCACTCCTGGTCTATGGCATAATAATGCACTGCAGCGTCTACTGCTCACCTGCGGCCGGACTTCAGTACCCGGCGCTCAG gctggaggatgaagtcTACGACGAGGACGGGAACACCCTGCCGGACTTCGCCTATGACCACGAGCCCCTCGGTATAGCGAATCCGTCCTCCGTGATCGGCGAGATGTACACCTTGTATTACCCACCGGAAAAGAG GCACGCCGATGGGATCTTCAACAAAGCCTACAGGAAACTCCTGGGCCAGTTATCCGCCAGGAAATATCTGCACTCCCTGATGGCCAAACGGGTCGG cggtgccggcggcggcctGGGGGACGAGGCGGAACCGCTGACCAAGCGGCACATAGACGGCATCTTCACGGACAGCTACAGCCGCTACCGGAAACAAATGGCTGTCAAGAAATACTTAGCAGCCGTCCTGGGGAAAAGGTATAAACAAAGAGTTAAAAACAAAGGACGCCGAGTAGCGTATTTGTAG